In Mytilus trossulus isolate FHL-02 chromosome 10, PNRI_Mtr1.1.1.hap1, whole genome shotgun sequence, the DNA window ATAAGTACTTCATAAAAAGGAAGAAAGAACATTTCTGAGAAATTATGTTTGGATTGTGTATTTATTTGGTTGTGTAATGTTGCCTTGGTATGAGGGAATGGATTGATTTTaaatactaacattgcattgtattaatatgtttgtttttcacTGCATTGatgttgtgtttttcttttttttttctctctctcccTTCCCATTTGTTGCATCTTCCACAACATACAACAGCTCTCAACACCATCTCCGAAAAACGTCGATCTTTTCTAGCTGGTAATGGACCTCCCCCAACACGCCCAAAGAGCAGTATCAACTTAAACATGAAGGAAAACATCAAAATGCGAGAGAGATCCACACCACGAAAACCACGTCCTTCTAGTGTGGCAACTTCCATGCCAAGTTTTATGCATGTGGAGTCTCCATCACCAAAGATGAGAAGTAAAAGTAGTGATAGAGTAAACAGAGGTATAGTCAATCAACAGAAAATTATTCAAGATTCTGTTTCAAAATCCAGTGTcatcaatacaaaatatacagatctaagcttacaacaacaaaaacgaTCATTTGCCTCAACTAAATGTATGAAACTTATACTCAATGATTATTTCCACAttacacagatcaagtttgaaatttagtggtgtcacttttactgttctagagttattcccctttataaatgtaaaagttgctgaatttttcatttctattcTATTTTTGAAGTGCCATTGAAGTATAAACAGATTTTGAAGAGAAAACATTTAGTCTTCATATTGGCAAATGAGCGCTTATTAAATAATTGAGCAGGAAGGTAGTCATGTCACTGATGTTATCTTCCCAAGAACTCACAATACTTTTTGTTAGCAGTCAGAGAGATATTTAAGCACTAATCACATTATGTAATGTATAGGTATGGTTTCACATTGGTGttagaatatattttattgtgtaacaCATTACGATACTATTACTTTATTCATTTACAGTACAGTATAAGGTTGCAGAAATTATGAATGGATAGTATTTTCAATAAGTTTGTGGTCGGAAGGTTAATTTTGCAAGATTTATGTACTATACGTCTTATGGTATATTTTTATGCAATGTGAAATTTCTGATTACAAAATATTCGGGCAAAGTGATAGTTCCACCTAATATCTAAgtatcatattaaaatacaataaatggcAGTTTGCAGtgacttatcatgcttatagtTCAGAGTGAACAGCAAACTAGAAAGGGCACCAAAATGACCAGTGTAAACAATTCTTAGAGGAAAACCGATGATGGTCTtatcctatatatataaaaaaaaaaaaaaaaaactttgtacCACACCAagaaatgacaaccactgaagaacaggctcctgacttgtttGCTTGTTGGAACTTTTAAAATGATTCTTGTAgctaaaaacacaaaaaccttTCAAAAGTCTTTAAAACGCTTGAAAGAAAACTTCAGACTTGAGTTACCCAAACCCCAACAAAAATTGATGTTTGTTTTCCATGTTTTAGCTGATTTCTGGTTTTGGTAAAGATCTggatttgtccatttgttaatTGCACAATATAGTGCAGacatttgtactttttatcatttctaaaGAGAAATTGCATAAGAACTGCCACATAACATACTGGTATAGAAAAAGCAGGATTCAAATCTCAATACCTATGTATGGTCTTACTATGTGAATATTTCAATCATAGTTGGACTTTCATTTCTTGAATTATTTCAACTCAATGCATTTTTCagttaacattgttttttttctccaatttCCAGATAAATCTAAAGGAGCAGTGCCACCTCAGCCTAAGTTTACACCAAAGAAGGAGAAAGATGCTCTCAATAAACAAGAGAAGAGCAATGATAAGAAAGTTAGTACCGCTGAGGTTTTTAAGGGTTgctgacaatttaaaaaaaatatgcatgtaaTGAACAAATAGTTGTTCTTGGCTTCTTgcaatataaaagttaaaagattaatcgaaaaaacatattatacaattaaaaaacaaaattactgTGCTTAAATGTCTATTACAGATAATTGTAATCATCTTTAAAGCCTTAGTAATAGTTAAATGACTTGGCCATTGTATGTCAAATGTTGATTGTCTTAGGTTGGACCCATTCTGGAACAAATTATCAAAAGACTTTGAATTGTTCTTACTAGTCTTTTAGCCACACaaattttagagaaaaatataaagcaatgacttttttatttcaattccaAAAAATGTGTCCAGATGGGTATTTCACTTAACAACTATTAGAAAGCAggattcattttcattttgcacCTTCTTGTTCTTGTTCTGAATATGCAAGGAATATTTGCTTCTGCTAGTCAAACATGTGTCCCTCTTTAACTTCAATATTACTtgacttttattattattttaacgaatatttgatcatttgaaatatctgtcaaaaaccaaataaaaggTGGTTTACATGTTCGTTGACCAAGCTAAGTTTACTGTCGACTTATAAAGAAtatgtgggattttttttattaaagattgaCAATATCCCTGATATATAGAACAGTTATTTACATAGAAGTTGTTTACTGTATTTCAGGATGATAAGAAGAAATTTGACCCCAGAATATTACTGGCTGAAAAGAGGAAAGCTGAACAACAGAAGAAAGCAGAAGAGGCCAAAAGAGAAGGATCGCCTGAGAAAACTGACAAATCCAAAATGAAGATGTCACAGAGTTCCATTGACAGACTTTCGGCACCGAAACAGGTCAAGGTCAAGGAAGATACACCCACCAAACAAGAACCAGTCAAAACAACACAACATGTTAGTATTACAGTAGGTCTAGACATTGTTAGTCTTTTAGTGAAGGTTAGGGGGGAGATTGaaaaatttttaacaatatatatcaAATCAGAACTTCTGCATGAAAATAGGGTATTTGCGGTTCACATTTGATAAAGgattttgttattataaaaaacTTCTGGAGcctattataatatttttgaattgaaaaaaaagcagAATATGAATGTAATTTATCATAATCTAAAGAAGGAAAGATTTGAGATACATAACATTTTCAGTTCTATATTTACAACTAATCAGATTTAAAATGAAGGCAGCATGCTATGTATAGTAGCTATCTTATTCAGGAGACTTTTGATAACCAGATTTTAACCCAAAAAAATTAGGGCAGACACCTTTCAAACAAaagcacagaaaaaaaattatcaagtacatgtgcattttgatttttacttCAAAACTGTTTTGATTATCAAAAgggaatttatttgttttggccTTCAAAAATTATGAGATTATAAAGGGATGAAGTTTGTAAATAGTCTGAtgtttgtgatcaatgaaatgtGGTTTATTTGCATTATATGCATGGGAGCTTTATTATTTAGAATGTAAtctttgtttaatgaaaattcatTTTATACCTAATAAACAATAACCTGGATTAGCCCTAATTTACAGGTCAGAAAGCCGCCTACAGTACCTAGAACTAAAACCCCAGAAGTACCTAGAACTAAAACCCCAGCAGTATCTCGTACTAAAACCCCAGAAGCACCTCGAACTAAAACCCCAGCAGTACCTCGTACTAAAACCCTAGCAGTTCCCCGTACTAAAACCTCAGTTAAGAAGGTTTGTTGGTGCATGTGTTGTAATAACAGTTTGGTATTGCCTAGGCTGTAATTTCAGTCTGCATACATTGAATGGACTTCTTTTTCGTTCTTTTATATTTCTAGTTTCTTGGTTACATTTGACTTTTAACAGATAAtgtggtttgtttttttgtgatttgaagTTGTCAGTTTgtaattaatttgattttattgttattgttaacTTAGAGtaatttgaattaatatttttgcataatgtgattttttttagcttggtattgtattaaaatgttagttcgtttgaaataatttaacacAAAAACAGCCTTAAAAGCTATGTAAGAATTGCTTATCAACACATATGAGTAAAAAGAATTTCTAAAACaacaacatttgaaataaatgcatAAATTTACTTTATTGGAATGAATTTGAGTTGTTACTGCAACATAAACCTTTAGCTCAATGTCTCTTAGGcctattttctatttcaaaagaTTTCATTGTTTGAAATATAATCACGACAAAATACTCAAGTGGTCTCTCCacatataaaatcataaatatttgttattaacatTTCTCTTCAACAGTCTATTTATTGCACAAACTATGAATCTATCTAGTAGAACAACTCCAATAGTAAATTAAGAATAAACACAGACTGATGTGATTTGCTTGTAATCATGTCCAACATTTTTCATAcagcacaaaaaaataatctaccTGCAGTAATTAAGCATGATGCACTAGAACAATATATTCCTCAATTGTCTTTCttgacaaaaatgatttatttagattttcatTGATATGTTGAAAGatggatttttttcacaaatacatgtattctattcattgatagtaaaattttaaaaagttttttcaaGATTATGCAATTGAACTTTCGATTTtagacaaattttattttaagtcctttatattttaaatgtgtttaaaatCAGTTGTATCCTCTTtatagtgggtctcattggggtctaagggTGACGCAGGATTGCCAATTTTTTGTATGCGTGACAagtgaaaatcaaaaattattgtgccgtaaaaatgggaaatgaagtctagcagGACAcggaaaattacaaaaaaatgagaattgcttatgtacatacatgacatagttTAAGccggatacgggaatctgacaaaacagtaagcgggatctgggatcagaacccccccaatgagaccccctttaTAGTTAGAAAATTAATCTCATTGTATGTCAAGTTTAGGTATAGTAGCAGGGAATAAATCTTATCAAAGACTAACTGTTATGCTTGAATAAGTCTATGAAATATTATTAATCTTTCTGTCAACATTTGTAACCATCCATGGTAACCATTCTGATCTGCTCTCACAAATCTACAAAAATCTTAAGTCTGATATATCACTTTGAATGAAAAATTTACTCTAGAAATGTTTACtgtaatacatttatttaaaagtttgcTGCTTCGTTATTTCTAGTCATaagaattttttatatactgtaaattcagaaattattgtatgcatttatttttgcaatttttgaataattgaaataaatgagaTTAATTATTTAGATTTCATGAAAATCTCCATTTTAAATCAATGTATCCTAAATCAAAATgagatttattattattgcaaTACTTACCAAGTGGCATTATTCGTATTGATAAAAACCTCTTAACAATTTCTGAACTAAATATGTTGTGTAAAAACCAATGAAACAAAGACAACTAGAAAAAAAGTTGACTTTCATAGCAAATTGATGTCTTCaacattgaaaagtgaaaatataTATGGCGGAATAGACTACTATTAAACAGCCATCATCATGTTAACATggtaaaacaatgaaaaagctACAAAGAATCGTCTTATGGTATTTAAAATTACTgttaatagataaaaaataataaatagatcttaagttttaaatgtttcaaaatttgttttcattttatttttaggcCAAGCCTACCAAGCAGaaaggaaaagaaaacaaagaaacatctatgaaagacaaaaagacagaaaagaTTTCTAGTACTGAAAAGTTGGATATTAAAGAAGAGGGTCTAAAACCTCGAAGCAAGCCTTCAACTCCAACAAAACAAGTTCGCTCTAAGAGTGGCAGTCCTTCTAAGATGCAGGTTTCGTTTGATTCCTCACTTGTTTCTTCTACTGATGCTATCAGCAATGATCAGCTTTTTGAATCAATAGAAGATGAGACTCTTCCCGATTTGGGAGATTCTTCCCCCGACCATTCAGCATCATCAGCTAGAGAGGGactgaaagttgaaaatctagATGACAGCCTCAACAAAAGTATCGAAGAAATTCAAGACATGGAAATCGTGGCTGGTAACTTTGATGGTGAGAAGGAAGGTGTTGTAGAAAAGAGCAGTTCACCAATGCCAGATGTTGTACCACATGTCGAGGAATCAAAGAACGAAAGCGATGAGGAAAAGGTTGTCAAATCAATTCCCGTGATTCTGGAGCCAGCGGTTACATCTACTCCTTCCCGAGAGGCTAGAGACTTATCACCTGCCTCTAAAGCTGGTACACCTGCCTCAGCCTCTAAGTCTCAGAAAGAACTAGAACTGGAGGAATACAGAGCTAAATTAGCTGAGAAGAGAAGGCAAGCCAGGGAAAAAGCCGAACGGGAAGCAGAAATTGAGAGACAAAAACAAGAACAACTAAGGTACGTTGTTGTATAATATTTCTTGTTTGATAATTTGATGTAGTACAAAATTAGCATGAAATATGATATCAGTGTTATCTGGTAAACTGTTCGACACCTAAGACACAAAATATCCTGCTGTTTTATAAGTTAATTCTGATGTCATTTACATTTTGGCCAAACAAGCATAAACAGCATCTCAAGTTATGGGAACAGCCCCCAGAAATCATAAGTTGCACCATCAGCTGTCACACACTgtatatattcacatttttagctcacctgacctgaaaggtcaagtgagcttttctcatcacttggcgtccgtcgtccgtcgtccgtcgtccgttgtctgtcgtccgtaaacttttacaaaaatcttctcctctgaaactactgggccaaatttaaccaaacttggccacaatcatccttggggtatctagttttaaaaatgtgtccggtgacctggccatccaaccaagatggcccccatggctaaaaatagaacactggggtaaaatgtatattttggcttatatctttgaaaccaaaacatttagagcaaatctgacatggggtaaaattgttgataaggtcaagatctatctgccctgaaattttcagacgaatgggacaacttgttgttgggttgctgcccctgaattggttattttaaggaaattttgcagtttttggctattatcttgaatactattatagatagagataaactgtaaacagcaataatgttcagcaaagtaagacctacaaataagtcaacatgacccaaattgtcagtcaaccccttaaggagttattgccctttatagtcaatttttaacaacttttcgtcattttttgtaacttgtacaaaaatcttcttctctgaaactacatggccaaatttaaccaaacttggccacaattatcattgtggtatatagtttaaaaaatgtgtcagaTGACCCCGCcttccaaacaaaatggccgacatggctaaattTAGAACATAgcggtaaaatgcagtttttgaattatatctttgaaactaagacgtttagggcaaatctttcaagatttaaatgtccatcagaataagatatttcccctcacaaattttcagatgaattcgacaactcgttgttgggttgctgccctaaaattgttaattttaaggaaattttggttatcttgaatactattaaagatagagataaactgtaaacagcaatactgttcagcaaagtaagatctacaaataagtcaacatgatcaaaattattagaggacccctttaggagttattgccctttatagtcaatattgaacaacttttcgtcatttttgtaacttgtacaaaaatcttcattTCTGAAACTATGgcccaaatttaaacaaacttggccacaatcattactagggtatctatttaaaaaaaagtgtctaatgaccccacctaccaaccaagatgaccgacatcattaaatacagtaacaggtgagcgacacaggctcttgagagcctctagtttatcaGGGCAGTGCACACAAAGTGTTCGAAGAACATCATATAAGCTCAGTTATGTAatgatattaaacaatttaaatattgaaatagttatataataataatgaaaaaaacgaATGTGTTCCTTTACttttctgatgatttttataACCGGTCTAGGagaccaaaacaaaaattgcacAAATTTGAGACCAAAACAAAAACTGCACATTGATCATAACTGTTAACCAGTCAAGTATGTAAATTTTGTGTCTTTTAAACCAAATTGTTAAATGTTAAATACGTTTTGCTGCACAAGTAATTTATAGTCAAAACTGTATGTTTTTCTTGTAGACTTGAGGAAGAAGAAAGACAGAGAAAGGAAGAAGAAGAGGAAAAGAAAATTGAGGAAGAAGCAGAAAGATTGGCTGAGGAGGCTAGAAGAATGGAGGGTGAGAGGTTGAGGAAAGCCATTGAAGCAGAGGAACTGAGGAAAAAAGAGGAAGCTGAAAGGACTGAACAAGAAAAATTAGCTGTTAgttatattttagttatttagTACCAAGCTCAAAACAGTATATGAATTATATGAATCTCATACAATATTCTAGCTACTGTAGAAAGGCTTGTATAGTCCAAGGTTTTATTCTCCAAAATAAGACCTTCCAGACGGGGTGCGGACTATAGAGTacaataaacaagaaataagagaacaaaatttattttgggGCAGAGGTTGATTGTTTCCGTTCCGCCAtctttgttattgaaattgtaGAGGGCGCTCTTATcatttttcaaactaataattttaactcaTTCATATTAATAAGTTATTTCTAttcaatatcaaattaatactgataaatacaaaaactaaacctttcattacaaatttctcttttcttttcaaTGCGTTGGTTGAAATAAACTGGTATCTGCTTGATTTAAACATAGTAGAAAGACAAATGTAAACCAGCttagaatttgtaaactacaaaatgtaatCGGTTATTCAATGTTGTTCGTtccgttttggtgtttcatacTGACTAATATGGTTTGTAATAGCTTAAGACCCTTCAAACAATAATGTGATAGATATATTTAAGACTGTTTTACCAAAGGATGaaactgttttactttcaaagttGTATTATAGTGGAATCTGTTATGTACGGATTTAGACTCTCACCAGTTAATTCCTTCTTTTACATGTGTATTTTGAACTTCCTGTTTGAACATACACAAGTttcttaattgttttttaagtgaattaaacttattttaacaaacatGAAGTGTTCTAGAATCATTTACAAGCAGTTTTAGCTTCTGTTTGATGATTGAAAACAGGTTTTTCCAAGAAAATACTGCAAATGACTGCCCAATTTGAAATTACTGGAGTTTCATTAGACCTTTTCTAACaactacaaaaacaaatttttaccTAAAATTTTGTGGGGAGGAAGGGGTGCGGAGTATGTACCAGTGCAAACTATACAAGTCTTTCTACGGTAGTCCTGCATATTATTATACCTAAACTCTAAAAGTTGGGAGTTATATTGTAAGAAAGACTTCATATTTGGTTAACAGATTGAGTGAAAAGCTGTAAAGTGTGTGTGCTTTTAAATCTGTTGagtacaaaaaatgtacctTCTGCGTGTTTGACATTACTTTGAATATGTTgaacaaagttaaaaaaatattatgcttttcttacaaactaaattaattgattaaaattatttcagCAACTCAACAGTAATGAGTTGTAAAATGCAAGCTCATTTCTGATCAGAAAGATCCTAATTTCATATGCTTTAAGTTATAAATGGGagcataatttaaaaaaatataaaaaaaaacagaaacaagaaacacgtatgaacggcatcaacaaacaacaactactgaacatcagatttgTGACTTGAAACAAATGACTAGATATTACTGGAAGTTTTAGGGATATACTGATTCAAGTTGTATATCTGGTTTATATGTTTGTGCCACATTTTTGTGAGAACCATCAGATAACAGTATCTTTATATTGGTTCAAATCTTCATCAGATTGATCTCTACACTATAGAAAGTTTCAATGATCAAATCCCTTGTCTGACGAGTATCATGTGTCCAGAAGTCCTTCTGAAATGTTGACACACTACTCGGTTATATTAAAAGACAACCTAACAggttattttagtgatattccAGATTGGTTTTTCCAGAGTTATGGAACTTTGAGTATTAAAAGATATGCAACTTTTTACATATTAAACTGGTTTACCTCCTTTGAATCAaagaattggttttttttatcagtgcACTGATAAATGTAATTAGATTTactattaattattttcagGCTTAGGTTTAATACtactttatattttacagaGGGAAGAGGCTGAGAGGAAACAAAAAGAAGAAGCAGAGAGAATGGAGAAAGAAAGGATAGAAAAAATTAAGAGAGATGATGAGGAGAGAACAGAAAGGAAAAAggtatttaacattacaaaataagGATTTCATAACAACCAAAGTAGAATATCATGAagtattttcatattaattttttttttaaagttgactaAAACCAAAAGAAAATGTCCGTCAATCTATATAAATAATCTTTGGAACATCACAACATCaagcaaatatataaaaatatgtttttagaaATGTTGTTTTGAAATTGAACACCATGAAACTGTGCAAATGGTATAGGTAGAAAATGCAATCAAATCCAATGGATatgattgaaaataatattgaaattaatgGGTAATTGTCCCGCTCACATGCACCCAAATTGACACATTTCGAAAGTTCaaactatttcaatttattttcaggtGTGTACAATAAAAAGTACACTTTGTCTAGATCTGTCATTAAgtgttaatttgatttatacacttttatttatttttcagaaactAGCTGCAATCATGTCCAaagtaaaatcagataaaaatctGGCTTCACATGTAAGTGATCAGTATATGTTTACAATTAGATTACAGTgtcagtttacattttaaaaagttgtaaTTAAGAATAggcttttgaaattttgcaatatttggttttatttatttttcagataactTATATCTAAAGTAGTTAAAAAATGGTTTATTGCATttaaatataagtatatatatacaatttaaacaaatttaaattcaaaataatatttacattaaaactaGCTTTAATTTGACAATGTTCCAATGTGATTCTTTTGTATCTGAGATTCTATTACCTTATGACTGACAGGAATAGTACAATACAAAATTGTATAGTTTAATGCAGAAGAACATAGAAAGAAATTCTGATTATTTAAGAAGTGATCTACTTTATATTTAAGATATTTGTTTGTAAGGTTTTGAAGTATGAATGGGTACatcatttatttctatttttcttaGGGATCCGATTCAAACTTGTCCTCAATGTCCATGTCACAGAGTTTGACCAACCTGGTTTCCAATGAGGAGGAACAACCCAAAGAAGAACTTACAGTCACAACAGATTCTACTCCAAAATTCAAATCCCCTTTGTTACAAAAACTGgctgaaaataaacaaaatggggGTGAAACTCCAAAATTCAAATCTCCACTTTTACAAAGTTTATTAGGAAAGAAAGGACGATTGGCTGAAAAACTAGAAGCCGAAAAATCTGAAACAGAAACTGACTCTGACAGAAGTGATACAGACACAAAAGTTTCAACAGAAACAAGGGAGATAAGTCATATAAGTGCTGATTGTAATAGTGACGCTAGTGATAGTAGCGACAATAACTCTGTGATAAACGCTGATACGTTAAACAATGGTATTCATAATGGACATATAAAAGAATTGGTAGATTCTAGGTAAGTCTAATGACATACTGAAAATAGTGGTATGGAATTGAAAGTATGGGGTTTACTATCAAAACAAACATGGGTATGTACGTAGTACTGTAAGTAATATATAACTTTTTGATTGTCTCCATATATATATGCTATTTTGGAATAAGTTCaacttaaaatcaaaattacaaattttcattcatgGAGTATTGACAATAACTAATGAATTCATCAAAGTTATTGAAACGTATAAATGTCACTTAATAACCTCTATGCTTGATCTTGATATACAAGAACATGTCCAATGTTAAATGAATCCTTTGACTTTGTTAAAACTTTCATAAAGTGGGTGTTAAAGAGggaatttaacatattttcaattggAGAGCCTGTTTTTTGCcttacattatatattttttttaattgggggACAGATTGCATTAAtgtaatgtaatattttccaggcCTTTTTACTTTGAGAGAACAAACATGGTGTATTGAGATGAACAGTCTCTTCATctttatattaagtttcaaaaTGATGTATATGTGTATAACCATACTTGTAAAAACCAGTTCTAGTGAAAATTACCTACATTTTAAGTGAATCGATCTGTTTTATAAATAGCAtcttaaaagtaattttaaagtttgagttatcttcctttgttcATAATTGTAGTTAAATAACCTACACTAATGCATTGCTTTAATGCCACTTTTATGTGGCCCTACACTAATGGACAAAGGACATACATATATTTCtcctaaaaagaaatattaatccCCTTGctaattgatacattttgtacactGCAATTTTTTAACTATTATTTCCCATTCCAAAATGAATACAATCCTGacacaagcactttgattaacCTAATCTTCCAGTTAGAGTTCATTGGCTTTAGT includes these proteins:
- the LOC134687354 gene encoding trichohyalin-like isoform X13; amino-acid sequence: MALLCCWTGIKLFPPMSKMKLKHRRRYSENLHNGQTNTQFLTKNGEKMDVDNKTDSMETENMVNSKVLSAGPEGDSIETIGNGPKYDDIKISKDGDNFVNIDTVKKPFSDFIHLDNMSAMSGDSGGIQDTHSIASMTASGTSSSNKSPNHKADTDKEKGQILVSAGRSDMINLNGKVLAIDHVKKEKEKEREDKIRQQKEKLAEERQKKLEEMKEQQRLAQEKREKQLELRRLKIEELRRRDDERRHAVEDRRRRQETEEMARRESIIQKSAERITRFEQWKASGRKGAGNGPPPTRPKSSINLNMKENIKMRERSTPRKPRPSSVATSMPSFMHVESPSPKMRSKSSDRVNRDKSKGAVPPQPKFTPKKEKDALNKQEKSNDKKDDKKKFDPRILLAEKRKAEQQKKAEEAKREGSPEKTDKSKMKMSQSSIDRLSAPKQVKVKEDTPTKQEPVKTTQHVRKPPTVPRTKTPEVPRTKTPAVSRTKTPEAPRTKTPAVPRTKTLAVPRTKTSVKKAKPTKQKGKENKETSMKDKKTEKISSTEKLDIKEEGLKPRSKPSTPTKQVRSKSGSPSKMQVSFDSSLVSSTDAISNDQLFESIEDETLPDLGDSSPDHSASSAREGLKVENLDDSLNKSIEEIQDMEIVAGNFDGEKEGVVEKSSSPMPDVVPHVEESKNESDEEKVVKSIPVILEPAVTSTPSREARDLSPASKAGTPASASKSQKELELEEYRAKLAEKRRQAREKAEREAEIERQKQEQLRLEEEERQRKEEEEEKKIEEEAERLAEEARRMEGERLRKAIEAEELRKKEEAERTEQEKLAREEAERKQKEEAERMEKERIEKIKRDDEERTERKKKLAAIMSKVKSDKNLASHGSDSNLSSMSMSQSLTNLVSNEEEQPKEELTVTTDSTPKFKSPLLQKLAENKQNGGETPKFKSPLLQSLLGKKGRLAEKLEAEKSETETDSDRSDTDTKVSTETREISHISADCNSDASDSSDNNSVINADTLNNGIHNGHIKELVDSSISMRTVDSLGTSVTDSSLYGSLTDSATTADHKFEQIIDLAVTNAKYNTSDDLLNCNTNITFDNNQEEETLPKPIIAFEENATRRQEVADFL
- the LOC134687354 gene encoding trichohyalin-like isoform X9 codes for the protein MALLCCWTGIKLFPPMSKMKLKHRRRYSENLHNGQTNTQFLTKNGEKMDVDNKTDSMETENMVNSKVLSAGPEGDSIETIGNGPKYDDIKISKDGDNFVNIDTVKKPFSDFIHLDNMSAMSGDSGGIQDTHSIASMTASGTSSSNKSPNHKADTDKEKGQILVSAGRSDMINLNGKVLAIDHVKKEKEKEREDKIRQQKEKLAEERQKKLEEMKEQQRLAQEKREKQLELRRLKIEELRRRDDERRHAVEDRRRRQETEEMARRESIIQKSAERITRFEQWKASGRKGGSRLSYGFGSRTPRDVCVPFDRRRSSSHTGLSRHSPNGSDSDYYRPQRRAVSACSAVRRHCCIDINRLTAGNGPPPTRPKSSINLNMKENIKMRERSTPRKPRPSSVATSMPSFMHVESPSPKMRSKSSDRVNRDKSKGAVPPQPKFTPKKEKDALNKQEKSNDKKDDKKKFDPRILLAEKRKAEQQKKAEEAKREGSPEKTDKSKMKMSQSSIDRLSAPKQVKVKEDTPTKQEPVKTTQHVRKPPTVPRTKTPEVPRTKTPAVSRTKTPEAPRTKTPAVPRTKTLAVPRTKTSVKKAKPTKQKGKENKETSMKDKKTEKISSTEKLDIKEEGLKPRSKPSTPTKQVRSKSGSPSKMQVSFDSSLVSSTDAISNDQLFESIEDETLPDLGDSSPDHSASSAREGLKVENLDDSLNKSIEEIQDMEIVAGNFDGEKEGVVEKSSSPMPDVVPHVEESKNESDEEKVVKSIPVILEPAVTSTPSREARDLSPASKAGTPASASKSQKELELEEYRAKLAEKRRQAREKAEREAEIERQKQEQLRLEEEERQRKEEEEEKKIEEEAERLAEEARRMEGERLRKAIEAEELRKKEEAERTEQEKLAREEAERKQKEEAERMEKERIEKIKRDDEERTERKKKLAAIMSKVKSDKNLASHGSDSNLSSMSMSQSLTNLVSNEEEQPKEELTVTTDSTPKFKSPLLQKLAENKQNGGETPKFKSPLLQSLLGKKGRLAEKLEAEKSETETDSDRSDTDTKVSTETREISHISADCNSDASDSSDNNSVINADTLNNGIHNGHIKELVDSSISMRTVDSLGTSVTDSSLYGSLTDSATTADHKFEQIIDLAVTNAKYNTSDDLLNCNTNITFDNNQEEETLPKPIIAFEENATRRQEVADFL